In 'Nostoc azollae' 0708, the following are encoded in one genomic region:
- a CDS encoding GAF domain-containing protein: protein MKKRLLSPPKYVDDNDVEQLQPYRAKLMHQQENTAQALAQKINYIIANSEATSLILQEIAHLLGDVFKVDCCCLMSVTRDTPNKDSAVNWCSEQYLGSPHSQEILSMDQLLVSSPVVQCVAEPLTVEDISLVQQTLLFSCQSLPIPIKSVLAIPTRFSGHNNGVICLIKFQTYQWNESEKKLLQSIASSCAIALAQVAQVQILNTQKQYLHKSSQHQILIKQLTILSLSNLELNQMLQLVISSTSESLEVDRGLLILLKYTDPMFRNRPKKQIPKAKATLMGEWTKAQNTNHTEPENLEQSFSLSECDLCQRVFTESGKPIMIDNSKEQNDNLQLNPLFAIEQFPATILMPLENQGKVLGFVVLQQEITRNWQPAELNLVEMVCAQLSNAIIQSQTLRQVQNLVDERTEQLKRSLEVQAKLYEKTKQYVEQLQQLNELKDEFVSNISDRLRYPLTNMRMSIRNLRLPGITPERQTRYLDILESECTKEINLINDLLTLQKLETHQEAPQLETIDLNTRIKDLVAAVERPLAERGLSVNIHLPKKPLKLQTEIESFDRILQELLTNVNKYSERDTIVNLQATHRVEQELDQVIIKVTNIGRGISQEEAAYIFDKFRRGKGRWTPGTGLGLALVKSLVQHLHGEIAIESTPIANSQLSEISFTLTLRQFCAATKPNSQQ, encoded by the coding sequence ATGAAAAAGCGTTTATTATCACCGCCAAAATACGTAGACGACAATGATGTAGAACAACTACAGCCATATCGAGCCAAGCTCATGCATCAACAAGAAAACACCGCCCAAGCCTTGGCGCAAAAGATAAATTATATCATTGCCAATAGCGAGGCGACATCATTGATCTTGCAAGAAATTGCTCACTTATTGGGAGATGTATTCAAGGTAGATTGCTGCTGTTTGATGAGCGTGACCAGAGATACTCCAAATAAAGATTCTGCCGTTAATTGGTGTAGTGAACAATATTTGGGATCACCCCATTCCCAAGAAATCTTATCAATGGATCAGTTATTAGTAAGTTCGCCAGTTGTACAATGCGTTGCTGAACCATTGACAGTTGAGGATATTTCCTTAGTTCAACAAACTCTATTATTTAGCTGTCAATCTCTGCCAATCCCGATTAAATCAGTTTTAGCGATTCCTACCCGATTTAGTGGTCATAATAACGGTGTAATTTGCTTGATAAAATTCCAAACATATCAATGGAATGAGTCAGAAAAAAAATTACTCCAATCAATAGCTTCATCTTGTGCGATCGCTTTGGCTCAAGTAGCACAAGTACAGATATTAAATACTCAAAAGCAGTATTTACACAAGAGCAGCCAGCATCAAATTTTAATTAAACAATTAACTATACTAAGCCTTAGTAACTTGGAGTTAAATCAAATGCTCCAGTTAGTTATTTCATCGACTTCTGAATCCTTAGAAGTCGATCGAGGATTACTAATCCTATTGAAATATACAGATCCCATGTTCAGGAATCGTCCCAAGAAGCAAATTCCTAAAGCCAAAGCCACCCTGATGGGAGAGTGGACTAAAGCTCAAAACACCAATCACACTGAACCAGAAAACTTAGAGCAGAGTTTTTCTTTATCAGAATGTGATTTATGCCAGCGTGTATTTACAGAATCGGGGAAACCGATCATGATTGATAACTCGAAAGAGCAGAACGATAATTTACAGCTAAATCCATTGTTTGCCATTGAACAATTTCCAGCCACAATCTTAATGCCATTAGAGAATCAAGGGAAAGTTTTAGGATTTGTGGTTTTACAGCAAGAAATTACTCGTAATTGGCAACCCGCAGAATTGAATCTTGTAGAAATGGTCTGCGCTCAGTTGAGTAATGCCATAATTCAATCACAAACATTGCGGCAAGTACAAAATTTAGTAGATGAAAGGACAGAGCAACTCAAACGAAGTTTGGAAGTACAGGCAAAATTGTACGAAAAAACAAAGCAGTATGTTGAGCAACTACAACAACTCAACGAACTCAAAGATGAATTTGTCAGCAACATTAGCGATCGCTTGCGTTATCCCCTGACAAATATGCGGATGTCAATTCGTAACTTACGATTGCCAGGAATTACCCCAGAACGTCAAACTCGATATCTAGATATTCTAGAGTCAGAATGTACCAAAGAAATTAACTTAATTAATGACCTCCTCACCCTCCAGAAACTAGAAACCCATCAAGAAGCACCGCAATTAGAAACCATAGATTTAAATACCAGAATTAAGGACTTAGTAGCTGCTGTAGAAAGGCCACTAGCAGAGCGAGGATTATCTGTAAACATACATTTACCCAAAAAACCATTAAAACTTCAAACCGAAATCGAAAGTTTCGACCGCATTCTGCAAGAACTATTAACCAATGTCAACAAATACTCGGAACGCGATACCATCGTTAATTTACAAGCAACTCACAGAGTTGAACAAGAACTTGATCAAGTTATTATTAAAGTAACCAACATAGGACGTGGCATCTCACAAGAAGAAGCAGCCTACATTTTTGACAAGTTCCGTCGTGGTAAAGGACGTTGGACTCCAGGTACTGGCTTAGGACTGGCCTTAGTCAAGTCCCTAGTACAGCATTTACATGGAGAGATCGCCATAGAGAGTACCCCAATAGCCAACTCTCAATTGAGCGAAATTTCTTTCACCCTTACCCTACGTCAGTTTTGCGCAGCAACTAAACCAAATTCTCAACAGTGA
- a CDS encoding SRPBCC family protein has protein sequence MDESGLESNLIADQVTIQVEKLSERQRQITAKVQIPHPVEKVWKILTDYEALTEFIPNLAKSSLLEHPNGGIRIEQIGSQRLLNFKFCAHVVLDLEEIFPKLINFEMVEGDFKGFSGFWCLEPYSLGEDQGTNLCYNIQVWPKLTMPISIIENRLSKDLQLNLLAIRQRAGELSIS, from the coding sequence ATGGACGAGAGTGGACTAGAAAGCAACTTAATTGCTGATCAAGTAACCATCCAAGTCGAGAAATTATCAGAGCGACAACGGCAAATTACCGCTAAAGTACAAATTCCCCACCCGGTCGAAAAAGTCTGGAAGATTCTTACAGACTATGAAGCCTTAACTGAATTTATTCCCAATCTAGCCAAAAGTTCTCTCCTAGAACATCCCAACGGAGGCATACGGATAGAACAAATAGGTTCTCAAAGGTTACTCAATTTCAAATTTTGTGCGCATGTAGTTCTAGACCTAGAAGAAATCTTCCCCAAACTGATCAACTTTGAAATGGTAGAAGGAGATTTCAAAGGCTTTTCAGGTTTTTGGTGCTTAGAGCCTTATTCCCTGGGAGAGGATCAAGGAACAAATCTCTGTTACAACATCCAAGTATGGCCTAAGCTAACAATGCCGATATCCATCATCGAAAACCGACTCAGCAAGGACCTACAACTAAACCTGCTCGCAATTCGTCAGCGCGCAGGGGAATTAAGCATTAGTTGA
- a CDS encoding cation:proton antiporter → MEASFQITLQMVFTVLAGISAQVMAAYLKLPSIVLLLLLGILLGADGIGLLHPHLLGTGLEVIVSLATAIILFEGGLKLDVRELGRVSVSLQLLVTLGTLITLLGGSIAAHWLGEFPWNIAFLFASIVVVTGPTVVGPLLKQINVDRQVATLLEGEGVLIDPVGAILAYVVLDTILNGDADPLKAIMGLILRLGVGAMIGAVGGYLMSWVFKRASFLSFELKNLVVLAALWGLFSLAQMIRTESGVMTTVVAGAVFANSSVPEERLLRSFKNQLTILSVSVLFILLAADLSIASVLALGWGSLFTVLVLMFVVRPINILLCTWNSDLNWRQKLFLSWVAPRGIVSASVASLFGISLTQRGVNGGDAIKALVFLTIIMTVVCQGLTAGWIARWLEITSKDATGAVIVGCNPLSLLIARFFQERGEGVVMIDTDSEYFAQAEAQNLRVIANSALDAEVLEEAGIASMGTFLAMTNNGEVNFVLAQRASEEFSPPRVLAVFPRDPQAPNSANVKVNQAFVSDLAVKTWNEYLSNGRVKLGTTTLNEAEFSSQQEHIQEKIRSGVLVPLLLEREEHLQVMSVNQDWEVGDRIIYLLYDSRPNLLKLLSGASQSTALALEKLPEVEEVPIAKLSQLSATEVSGN, encoded by the coding sequence ATGGAAGCATCTTTTCAAATTACCCTACAGATGGTGTTCACAGTCCTAGCAGGCATTAGCGCCCAGGTAATGGCCGCATATCTTAAGCTGCCCAGCATCGTCTTATTACTTTTATTGGGCATCCTATTGGGTGCTGATGGTATTGGCTTATTACATCCGCATTTATTGGGAACTGGACTAGAAGTAATTGTCTCTCTGGCCACAGCAATTATCTTGTTTGAGGGCGGACTCAAATTGGATGTGCGCGAATTGGGCAGAGTTTCGGTGAGTTTGCAATTGCTTGTCACCTTGGGAACACTCATAACACTGCTGGGCGGTAGCATAGCGGCTCACTGGCTGGGAGAATTTCCTTGGAATATAGCTTTTCTCTTTGCTTCCATCGTCGTCGTTACAGGGCCTACCGTCGTTGGACCCCTACTCAAACAAATCAACGTAGATCGACAAGTAGCAACTCTATTGGAAGGTGAGGGGGTTTTAATTGACCCAGTAGGAGCTATCCTTGCCTATGTTGTCCTAGATACAATTTTGAACGGTGATGCTGACCCACTCAAAGCCATTATGGGTTTAATATTGCGCTTGGGTGTGGGAGCAATGATTGGTGCTGTAGGTGGTTATTTGATGAGTTGGGTGTTCAAACGAGCCAGTTTTCTATCTTTTGAATTAAAAAACCTGGTGGTGCTGGCGGCGTTGTGGGGGTTGTTTTCCCTAGCACAGATGATTCGCACTGAGTCAGGAGTTATGACTACAGTCGTGGCAGGGGCAGTATTTGCTAATTCATCAGTTCCAGAAGAAAGGCTGTTGCGGAGCTTTAAAAACCAACTAACAATTCTTAGCGTCTCTGTACTTTTTATTCTCCTAGCCGCTGATTTATCTATTGCTAGTGTCTTGGCGTTGGGTTGGGGTAGTTTATTTACTGTTTTGGTTTTGATGTTTGTGGTACGCCCAATTAATATTTTGTTGTGTACTTGGAATAGTGATCTGAATTGGCGACAGAAACTGTTTTTAAGCTGGGTTGCACCGAGAGGAATTGTTTCTGCTTCTGTTGCTTCTTTATTTGGTATTTCGCTGACGCAAAGGGGCGTTAATGGTGGTGATGCTATTAAAGCTCTGGTGTTCTTGACAATTATCATGACTGTTGTCTGTCAAGGCTTGACGGCTGGCTGGATTGCTAGGTGGCTGGAAATAACTTCCAAGGATGCAACTGGGGCAGTGATTGTGGGTTGTAATCCCTTGAGTTTGTTGATTGCTCGGTTTTTCCAAGAACGGGGAGAAGGTGTAGTGATGATTGACACCGACTCGGAATATTTTGCTCAAGCTGAGGCTCAAAATCTGCGGGTGATTGCTAATAGTGCGCTAGATGCAGAGGTTTTGGAGGAGGCTGGTATTGCCTCGATGGGAACTTTTCTGGCTATGACTAATAATGGTGAGGTGAATTTTGTGTTAGCACAACGGGCATCTGAGGAATTTAGTCCACCTCGTGTTTTAGCAGTGTTTCCCCGTGATCCGCAAGCTCCTAATTCTGCCAATGTGAAAGTTAATCAAGCTTTTGTCTCTGATTTAGCAGTTAAAACTTGGAATGAGTATTTAAGCAATGGACGAGTGAAATTGGGGACAACAACGTTAAATGAGGCAGAATTTTCTAGTCAACAGGAGCATATCCAAGAGAAGATTAGGTCTGGAGTGTTGGTACCGCTATTACTAGAGAGGGAAGAACACCTACAGGTAATGTCAGTCAACCAAGATTGGGAAGTAGGAGATCGCATTATCTATCTGTTGTACGATTCCAGACCAAATCTGTTAAAACTCTTATCTGGTGCCAGTCAATCCACGGCTTTAGCTTTAGAAAAGCTCCCAGAAGTGGAAGAAGTTCCCATTGCTAAATTGTCTCAACTTTCTGCTACTGAAGTTTCGGGTAATTGA
- the petJ gene encoding cytochrome c6 PetJ: MRLILVNLLLVIALLCNLTIIYPALAAETSNGSKIFNANCAACHIGGANILVEHKTLQKSGLSKYLENYEIEPIQAIINQIQNGKSAMPAFKNKLSEQEILEVTAYIFQKAETGW; encoded by the coding sequence TTGAGACTAATTTTAGTAAATCTACTTTTAGTCATTGCTCTGTTGTGTAACTTGACAATTATTTATCCAGCCTTAGCAGCAGAAACAAGCAACGGTAGCAAAATTTTTAATGCTAACTGCGCTGCTTGCCATATAGGTGGAGCTAACATCCTTGTTGAACATAAAACTCTACAAAAATCAGGACTATCAAAATACCTGGAAAATTATGAAATTGAACCTATCCAGGCTATTATCAACCAAATTCAAAATGGTAAAAGTGCCATGCCCGCCTTCAAAAACAAATTGAGTGAGCAAGAAATTCTAGAAGTGACCGCTTATATTTTCCAAAAAGCTGAAACAGGCTGGTGA
- the petE gene encoding plastocyanin, producing MKLIVASWRRLTLGVLAVLLVVSSFAVFAPTASAETYKIKLGSDKGLLQFQPKTLTVKPGDTIEWMNNKVAPHNVVFDATKNPGKSADLAKSLSHTKLLLNPGQTVTTTFPADAPTGDYLFYCTPHRGAGMAGKITVQG from the coding sequence ATGAAATTAATTGTAGCAAGTTGGAGACGCTTGACTTTAGGGGTATTGGCTGTTCTTTTGGTTGTCAGCAGCTTTGCTGTTTTTGCTCCCACTGCATCCGCTGAAACCTACAAGATCAAATTGGGTAGTGACAAAGGACTGTTGCAATTTCAACCTAAAACATTGACCGTTAAACCAGGTGACACAATTGAATGGATGAATAACAAAGTTGCTCCCCATAATGTTGTGTTTGATGCTACTAAAAATCCTGGAAAGAGTGCTGATTTAGCTAAATCTCTGTCTCACACCAAATTACTGTTGAATCCTGGTCAAACAGTAACAACTACTTTTCCCGCAGATGCGCCTACAGGTGATTACCTTTTCTACTGCACTCCTCACCGTGGTGCTGGTATGGCTGGCAAAATCACTGTTCAAGGTTAG
- the psbV gene encoding photosystem II cytochrome c-550 has protein sequence MFRRVIGVVVAAVLLTFQLFIGSATAVELDEATRTVPLNEIGGTVVISVPQLAQGKKLFNDTCAQCHAGGVTKTNQNVGLEPDALAGATPRRDNIQGLVDYMKNPTTYDGEEDISEIHPSIKSADIFTEMRNLTDDELTAIAGHILIQPKVVGTKWGGGKIYY, from the coding sequence ATGTTTAGAAGAGTGATTGGCGTTGTTGTTGCTGCTGTTTTGCTAACATTTCAGCTATTTATCGGTAGTGCAACAGCCGTTGAACTGGATGAAGCTACCAGAACTGTACCATTGAATGAAATTGGTGGTACTGTTGTCATAAGCGTGCCACAACTGGCACAAGGTAAAAAATTATTTAATGACACCTGCGCTCAATGTCATGCTGGTGGTGTAACCAAGACTAACCAAAATGTGGGACTAGAACCCGATGCTTTGGCCGGAGCTACACCAAGGCGTGACAATATTCAAGGGTTAGTAGACTACATGAAGAATCCCACAACTTATGACGGGGAAGAGGACATTTCTGAAATACATCCCAGCATTAAGAGTGCGGATATCTTTACAGAAATGCGAAATTTGACCGATGATGAGTTAACTGCGATCGCAGGTCACATTCTTATTCAACCTAAAGTTGTTGGTACGAAATGGGGTGGTGGTAAGATATATTACTAA